Part of the Thermodesulfovibrio thiophilus DSM 17215 genome, GAATTGATGTCTGTGGGCCATTTTTGAAACCATCTGTACGTGGGAACATGTCAATAGGTTTTTTGACCATTTTTGAAAAACCGTCGTACGAAGAAACATGTCAATTAACAATAACGCCAACCACTGAATGTGCGATTGGCGTTAATTAATTTTATATCAGTTTCTTCTTCAATTCAATTATTCGGGCTTCAATTATTGAAATAACTTTTTTAAATTCCTCATCACTCTTACCCGTAGGATCATCCAGTCCCCAATCCTCTCTATGCTTGCAGGGAAGGTAAGGGCATTCCACATTGCATCCCATTGTAATAACAATATCTACCGGCGGGATATCATCAAGCAACTTTGGATATTGGGTTTTCTCCATATCTATACCATAAAGCTCTTTCATTAGACGCACAGCATCCTTATTAATTTGGGGTTTTGTTTCTGTGCCAGCAGAGTAGCTTTCAAATACATCTCCTGCTAAATGTTTGCCCAGTGCCTCGGCTATTTGGCTTCGACATGAATTATGAACACAAATAAATGCAACTTTTATCATTTTATTCTCCTTACAGCGCCAACAAGCGATCACCTTTGATATCCTCAGGACTCCATGAAATCAGTGCGAACTTCCCATTTGCATGTTCATTGATGCGGTTGAGCCATTCTATTTCACCAGCTGCCTTAGCCTTCAGTATGTGATTTGTCGTATCCGTGCCATAAAGTGACTGATTGACCACCCACCACTTAGCGGCGATGCCCGCACGCTTTAAATCATCTTCAAGACGAAGAGCCTCATAAACGGGAGTCGCTTCCGGTAGGGTCACAATAATGACCTCGGTTTCGTCTGATTTCAGTCGTGGTAACAGTCGTGCCACCGATTCAGGTATTTCTCCCTTAGTACGTTGTATTTCGTGATTATAACTCTGTGTGGACTCCAACAGGAGCAGGGTGTGACCTGTAGGAGCAGTGTCTATAACTACCACCTGATCGTCTGCCATGTCAACTAATTCCGCAAATGCACGGAAAACAGCGATCTCCTGTGTGCAGGGTGAGCGAAGATCTTCTTCGATATAGGCAATATCCTCGTCACTCATACCGGATGCGCGTGCCTTGGAGAGCACCTCTTGCTGATACTTTTTAAGCTCCTTAGCTTCATCAATATGGCTCATGGATATACCGCTTGTTTCGTCTATCACAAATTTTAAATGTGCAGCCGGGTCAGTAGTGGTAAGGTGGACTTTCTTTCCTCGCTTTGCAAGTCCTAACGCAACAGCAGCCGCAACGGTGGTCTTGCCTACACCGCCTTTTCCCATCGTAAATATTACACGCTTGCCTTCTGCTGCTAATTCATCTATCACATCGCTGAGCGAAGGAATATGGTCAGTATTCAACTTTCGCGGCTCAGTAGGGACATAGTCGGTGGTAAGCAAAGCACGCACATTTTCCAAACCAGTGACATTATACGAGCGTAAAGGTACCATATAGATTGGAAACGCCTTTAAGGCTTCCGGCATATTAGATATAGCTGCTTGCTGTTTTTCGTAAAGGCTGGAAGAAAGAGCATCAGTATGCTCCATCAATAATCCATTGATAACCAGCATCTGATTGTTAACACCTAACGCAGACAATTCATCGGAAGCACGTTCCGCTTCTTTAAATGGTGCGATTTCCGGTCGGGTAACAAGTATTAATGTAGTCAGACTGCCATCCGATAGTGTTTCCACAGCTTGCTGGTAAATCGATTTTTTGCTCTCTAAGCCTGATAGTTGACCGAGGCAGGATGCGCCGTGTGTACTTTCACTTATGAACCTGCTCCAAGCAGAAGGAAGCTGAAGCATTCGTAGGGTATGGCCAGTAGGAGCAGTATCAAAAATAACATGATCGTATTCCTGCTGAACCTTTTCGTCTGTTATGAAATTAGAGAACTCGTTGAATGCTGCTATTTCTATTGTGCAGGAGCCAGAAAGCTGCTCCTCCATATTTGCGATAACAGAAGCGGGCAACTTGCCTCGATAAGGCGCGATTACGCTCTCCCGATACTCAGCTGCGGCCTGTATAGGGTCGAGGTTAGCCACATATAGATTAGGCACACCGGGGATAGGCGTACCTTTGTTGGTCAGTTCCATCGAGAACACGTCTTGAAGATTGGAAGCCGGGTCGGTGCTGATGAGCAACACACGCTTGCCTTTATCCGCAAGAGAAACAGCGGTGGCACAGGCGATGCTGGTTTTGCCAACGCCACCCTTGCCGGTATAGAAAAGATATTTCGTTAATTTGATGTTTTGTGGATCGAATAAATTCATTTTAACAGCAACCTCCCTTGCAATTACAGCCGCCGGATTTTTTCATAGAAACCTTTACTGTTATGGGCTTCCTCTTTATTCCCAACACATCCTCGGGAAGATCAAGCAGCTTTGTAAATTCCTCATTGGTAGGGTATCGGCCTGTAATGACAATCTCGCCATCAACCATTACTGCTGGTAATCCCTCTGTTCCTTTTTTATTGATATAGGCGTTGATGGTCTTGTCTTTTATAAATTCAGCAGGTGCACTGTTAAGGTTGAAGCGGTCAACAATTACACCATGTTTTTTTAACGTGTCAAGCACTGTAGAGATACGCAAAAGTTCAGGGTCTACTCCCACACCACAGAGTCCAGTTGGGCAGCACATAGCGGGTTCGAATATTTTCATTTTTTTCATAACGATCAACTCCTTTTATATAGATGATTTTTCGGCTGAAGCAATAAAGATGTTAATTGCTGCACTACTACAGGATTCACAGGAATCGCAGCAGCATTGTTCATTTAAATCTTCAATTTTTATGTTGGATAGGTTTGCTTCAGCAAACCATTTCTTAATATCTGAGCGCTCAAAACCAAGCCAAACATCAAACTGCTCTTTCCGTAAAAACTCATAATCATGCCGGTCTAAATCGGCAATTACTAATTTACCACCGGGCTTTAATATACGTGTCATCTCTAAAATCGCTTGCCCCGGTTTTTCAACGTGATGCAAGAACATATTTGCCATTACATAATCAACGCTTTCACTCTCTAAAGGTAGCGTATAAGCGTCTGCCTGAATACAGGTGATTGCACCGCTTGAACCGAACTTTTGCTCCAATACATTGAGCATTTCCTTGGACTGGTCTATCGCTATGACACGAAGCTTCCTGTTAAGCAATTCTTGCGTAACAAAGCCGGTACCTGCGCCGATATCAACAGCCGTTGATCCTTCTTTTACTTGAGCTGCTTCACACAATTTTTCCCGAATACTATCAGAGAAAAAGGTCTGGCGTATCGTATCCCATTGGTCTGATACACTATCGAAATAGTTTTTACTGCTCACTATTCAGCCCTCCTTCCGCAGGAAACCAGTGCCTTGTATTATTCGCTATCTTTACTAACATCAACATAACAGGTACTTCTGTTAGAACCCCTACAATGGTAGCAAGTGCAGCTGGACTTTGTGTTCCAAATAATGAAATCGCGACGGCAACTGCCAGTTCAAAAAAGTTAGAGGCACCAATCATACCGGCAGGCGCTGCTATCTCATGAGGTAGTTTTATAGCCTTGCTTGCTAGATATGCAATGAAAAAGATTAGGAAAGTCTGAATAATTAATGGTATAGCAATTAAAGCAATATGCAGTGGATTATTCAGAATTACATCGCCCTGGAATGAAAAGATTATTATTAGTGTTAGCAATAGACCTATGGTAGTGATATTCCCAAACTTCGGTATAAAACTCTTTTCAAAGTAATCTAGTCCTCGCTTTTTTGTAATGTAATTACGGGTAATTATACCACCAGCCAGCGGGATAACAACAAACAATACTACAGACAAAATAAGAGTGTCCCAGGGTATGGTTACACCGCCCACACCTAGGAGAAACGCAACTATAGGCGTGAAAGCTATGAGAATTATAAGATCATTTGTTGCCACTTGCACGACAGTATAAGCCGCGTTGCCTTTGGTCAAATAACTCCATACAAATACCATCGCTGTACACGGTGCCGCTCCAAGAAGTATTGCTCCCGCAAGATAGTCTTGTGCCAATTCTGCCGGAATTAGAGGTTTAAAAATTACGAAGAAAAACAGCCATGCAATGCCGAACATGGTAAAAGGCTTTATCAACCAGTTGGTTATCCATGTAACGAAAAGCCCCTTAGGATTTTTGCCTACATTTCTAATACTTTGAAAATCTACTTTTAGCATCATTGGATATATCATAAGCCAGATTAAAATCGCCATAGGTATTGAAACATTTGCATATTCAAAACGTCCTAAAAACGCTGGGATTCCAGGTAAAAACTTTCCAATCAGGATACCCACTGCCATACAAAGAAGCACCCAAACCGTTAAGTATTTTTCAAAGAAACCGATTCCTTGTGTTTTTTCTCTGCTCATATCGTATTACCGCCTTTCTCACACCGTTCAGCTTTATCCTTGTATGCCTTGGCTATAAAATATTTCTTTAGATTTTCAGGAAGCTGATAGGCTTTGCGCTCAGGCTCACGTTGCCCGGTGTTATATACCTCGCGCAGGATGGCGTCCACAATCAATTCCTTTGGAGGGGACGTGTATTCGACTCCATTATATACCCATACACGGCAGTCAACATTATCTCCGCAAAGCGTTCCACAATCCTCGCAAAGTGATTCTCTGAGCTCTACTGCGATGTCATTTCCATTCACGCGGATGGTCGGCGAACTGATAAATTGATATTTAATTGCCAACTCCTTCGTTGTAATATTTACTTTGTTTACCTTGACTTCATAACCTGCCGCATTAAGTACCACGGCTACGCTGGAAACTGCTTCATCCAGTGCCTTTTCAGTATCCTGGCATCTACCGCAAACGGTCGTGTCCAGATACAGAAAATCAATGTTGATAGGTTTTTTTGGCTGCGGCTGGCAACAATTCTCGGAAGAACAACAACATTTACTCATTTTCATTACACCCCTTACAACAAATTGAGTTATCTTTGCAAATACAATTTTCCTTATTGGAAGTGATAGCACAGAAAAACTGTTTTGTTTTGCTGATAGTATCATCATCCAGAGAGTAATACGTCCATTTACCTTCTTCCCGCGCTTTAACAATCCCACATTCACACAGGATTTTCATGTGATGAGACAGTGTGGATTGGGACATTTCAAACTTCTCCAGAATATTGCAGGCACAAAGTTCCCCGCAGGAAAGCATATCTACAATCATCGCTCTTTTGGGATCTCCCAACGCTTTAAACACTTTCGTGTTATCCAAGTAGTAATCCATAACATCACCTCAAATCTAAAAACTTCGATATGATATATTATATGCGTCAAATCGAAAAAAGTCAATGTGATATATAAATTTTAAATAAAATATTTCATGAACATTTTTAGCGGAGCTGTTTCTTCATTAAAATAGAGAAGCATCCGCTAATTACGGATGCTTAAATAACCGTGTAGATTGTAAAAACAACGTTTTTCATTTTCACACCTACATCCAACCACCACACAACCTCAAAAGAATCCCTTAAAAACATCTAATCTGAACCTTACGTTTACAGGAACATATCAATGGATTTTTGGCTGTTTTTAGTAAAACCGAGGTATATAGGAGCATACCCACTAAATTATAAAAACAAATTAATTTTGGTTGCTTGCTCGTATACTTTTCCAGATTTGTCTTTTGCAGCATTTTTTAGTCCATATCCGATACACATCTTGAAAACTTATATTGCTACCACATGGACACGGTTCACTATCTTTTAACTTAATTTGAGATAAAAACAACACTCCACCCCCTTACTTTATAATCTATTTTGATTCTCATCTGGCTCCATTAAATTATCCTCAAAAACGAACAAGTTTTGAATTGGAATTTGTTCGCGCAAATAATATGTCAGATCAGTATCGCCAACCGTCACTCCACCACAAAGTGCCCCCTTAAAATTGTGAGATTTACCGTCCGTATCTGTAATTTTCATTTCCCAAGTTCCTATATCAGTAGCATAGTAAGTCAATTGGTCACTTTCTATATACTGTGAGAAAAGCTCCAATATTTTCTTTACTGCGGATTTCCCTATATTAAACTGTTGCTTTCTAGAAATCTCGAACCGACCAAAACCATTTCCATATTTATATCCTGTAAACCATATTTCGCCATTAGCAGAAATGGTCAAATGCTGTTCCACTTCGTCATCAGGAAGTGGTTCTGGACCGAAGCATATATTATTTGAAACAATTCTTACTTTTTGTATCTGCAATTGGAACACCTCCTGTGCTACTCCCTTTTTAATACTGGCAAAACAGTCTCTAAATATTGCTGCCAATATCCTTCGTCATCGCCTACCATATCATGAAGCCAATAATACATAAACAGAATTTCAAATTCTTGCTTTCTGCCTTTTATAAAGGGCTTTTTCGGCATTCTTCTGTATAGTGAATCAATATTAAAGAGATTACTTTTCTGCTTATAATCGTAGTCATACTTTCTCCAAGTATATTGACTCTTCTTTCTATGTGTTGAAGGCCAAATTTCCTCATTATCATAAAAATTATTTATCCAATCATATGCAAAAGCAAGAAGATTAACCTGATATTTTGTCCATGTATTATTGATCCAATCACTAATTTCTTCAGTAATAGTCGGTACTCCAAACTCAAAATGCTTTTGGCTTTGAACCCGTTTTGTTTTCTTCCCCAAGCAGTTCCTGTACCTTCCGCTTACTCTTTTCATATGCCTGCAGAGATTTTAAATTGTCCTTATTTTTCTCCAGTAATTCTTTATAATACGCTGGATCATCATAAATCTTTTGAAGAATATCTGAATACTGTTTTGTAGGCATATCACCTTCACAATATCTCGAAAAAGTCATTTCTCCCCAACCTAAAAGCAATGATAGGGGACGTTTTCCAATATTGTATTTCTGAGGTATTTCTAATATCTTCTCCAGCGAAATAATGCCGTTTTTTTGACGGTACGTGTCATACAAAGCCCTTAGATTTTCGTCCTCTATATCCGCTACATAGACTTCGCTCCCACATTCCGTACAAACAGCCTTCTTTCCAGTATACTCATATTCTTCGCCTTTAAGTTTACCCTTAATTGTTGCTGTTTCTACCATGTATTCGACATCTCTTCTGCATTCCTCGCAAAATGTCTTATTCCTATTCATAAGGCGGCCTCCTTTCAAACTCTCAAACTTTCTGATTGATCATCGAAAAAGATAATCAATCGGCTTGTTTCGCTTATGAAACGATATAACAACCACTCGTTTTCCACTTTTACTATCAATTAGATTAAATTTCGTATATATATCAACTAACTCCTCGATGCCATCAAAGTTAAATAACGTAACCTGGGGACAAAATACATATAAAACCTCATGTTCAAATCCTACTTTCGTATTTTGCAATGAATGGCAAAAATCTTCTGTTTTTATTTTCAGTAAAATCTCCTTTTGCCTTCTGCTGTTTAGATTATATTCATTTATAAAATCTATGTTTTCTTGTCTATTCTCATTTTTTGATATAATGAATCTGCCCTCTCTAATACAGTCATGTATCATTGCCAAAATCTCATCAATCTGTTCCCAGGTATAATTCTGATTATAGTGCTGATTCATTGCATCACCTCTTTGGTGATACAATGATACTATATTATATGCCTTTTGTCAAGATTTATGCATCAATTAGTGCATTTTTATTTTATTGATTTTTATATTAAAATAAGTATACTAAAGATAACAGATCCTACGAGCTTATTTTAAGCGCAATACAGTAGGCCATTAAAAATACCCACTTAGGTAGTTCGTTCTATCTAAGTGGGTTTCCTATTTAACATGTTGCTAATGTTATCTTAAACTACTTCCCGTATAAAAGCAGTGCCAGATGATTAAGTGCCTTGTCCTTCCTACGGTACACCTGTGCTCTTTCAAGAAACAGCTTCTCTCCGATGTTTGCCACGGCACGTCTTTATGTGAATAATTGCTGATCTGAGCAGCATTCATATCTGCAAGTCGATTTATTACATCGTCTATAACTTCAAGTTCATGAGCTTTTAATTTTGTTAGATCAGGTTTTCTAAGTGGCAGATACTTTGTCTGGGGATAGTTGAAGTATTTATCTTCTATTTTTACGAGTTCATTGTTATTTATCATTGACTCAACAACTTTTACAAACTCAACAGGTGTAGGTCCATAGTGATTTTTTATATAGGTGGCGCCAATGAGCTGTTCTTCATATTTCTCGTAAAAATCAAAATCAATAAAATAAAGAATTTTATAAAGGACACTCTCCCCTATGTTAGGCTTTGAACCAACCTTATTAAGAATGTAAAGCAGGACTTCTTTTATTTTTTCAATATTTTTTTGAGGAACACTTATTCTGAAATCATGTTTTTGTGCTTCTGAATCCTGGGATATTGTAGGACGGGAAACTCCCATTTTTTCTGCAAGCTCAAGCTGTGTGTAGCCAACCATCGTTCTTAATTTTTTTATTCTTTCCCCTATTAATCTGTTAATATTCATTTTTTTCACCTTTTTTATTTAATTATACATTTTGTATTATACCTGTCAATGTTGTGTTGCTTTTTCTAACAAATTTTGAATTTCCTTTATTAACCTTATAAAACCCGCAAAAAAAGGCAGACCTCGTGTGTCTGCCTTTGATAATTTTGCTTTTTTTACTTGTTTTCTGTTGTTATCTGTGGAGTTAGTTCTTCATCTTCCCATTCAAGACAATGCTGTTGTTGAACTTTCATTAAGTCTTTTGCTGAATTTCCACTTGTTTTAATTGTTGGAAGCTTTGCTGCACCACCACCTCCCATAAAAGCAAAAGGTAAAAAAACTACACGATTTTCTGGGACAGGAGAAAGGAACTATCAGTGACAATCTAATAAGTCTAAGGCTTGATCAACAAAAGCTAAATTCTTATTATGTGACATTATTTTTAAGCAGTTCGTTAGTTAACAGGGTTTGAAGAATACCACTTGCATGTTGATTTCAGAAAACATTTTATGCATTCAGGCTGTCGTGGTTTACATATCAATGCGGTAAAATCAATAAGGGCAAACAAAAATTTTTCTGTTTTATCACAGGTAAACAATTCCATCGCTATATCAATTACCGCTTTTTTCCTTCGGGTTTCCCCTTTGAGCTTCAGAAATATTATAGGTTTATTCTATAATTTTCAGCATGTTAATCAAAAAAATCTATTGGACATTTAATGACTTTATTATTTATTGTTTAAAAAACAAAAAATTCTTTTAAATTTTTAGTGCTCTAAATAACAATTAAGAAGGAGGTTTTACTATGAAGTATGGTGCAAGGAACAAAATAATGGCAAAAGTTAAGTCAGTTAAAAAAGGTGATGTAATGTCCATTGTTAAATTTGAAGTGAAAAATCCAGTTGATATGGCATCAGTGCTAACTACCGAGTCTCTTGAGGAACTTAATTTGAAGGAAGGAGATAATGTTCAACTCATTATCAAGGCAATTCATGTTTTACCTGTAAAAGAGGATTAAAAAATAGAAATAGCGTAAAACTTTTAACATTTATTTTACTGATTGTTAAAATTACAACTTGAAGATAGCTTTTGTATATATCAAGCATGCCTTTTTCTTTTAAATAATGGTAGCCAAGCCGTGTTTTCAAAGTAAGAGCTGCATACCTGTCCATCTCCACGTGGCATACAGGGTAAAATCCAGTTTTTATAAATCCTTCCGATAGTCCTCCAGCTCCAGCAAATAACTCCACGAATGTACATTGTTTATTAATGTTTTTATTCATTCTATATTACCTATATTACATTTTTTGAATTCTTTTTAACATTTTTTATATTTATTTCATATTTCTGTTGACATGCTCTTATTTTTTAAGTATCATTTAAGCAAAATAGCATGGTTACATATTACTGCTGGTAACCAGCAGATATTATTATTAGAGAATTCCATAAGGCATTAAAAATCTGATGGAGGGGTAAAATGGACAATGAACAAGTTGAATTTGCAAAAACACTGTATGGCACACTTGCACAATCAGTTAGAGAACTTGAAAAAAATTTTCTCACGTTAATCGTGCAGCTTATAGCATCTCTGGGAGTTTATGGAGCAGGGCTTGTATATTATGTTGAACATGTAAAGGTTAATTCATGTTACTCAGTATTGATATTAATAGCTGCTACAATAGTGGCGATTTTTATCCTGATAATCCTCCGGCTTTCATGCAATATATTTGCTTACACAAGCAGGTCCAATCAAATAGTTATGGCAAAAATTGAAAATAAGGTTGGAATTTGTGGTAATATTGTTCCCACAAAATGGTGTCAGGCTATAAATATAGATGACCCTCCAGAAATATATAAATTTTTTAAGTTAATTTCTTCTATTGCAATACTGTTGATAATAGGTATTGATTTATTGATAATAATTATTGATTTTTTGATAATAGGTATTGATTTAAAAATATTTAATGATTTAATAAAAACACCAAATATCATTTTCATCATTTTCATAATGTTCATAATTTTTATATTTATATTAACTTGCGTATTTGAAAAATTTGCGTGGAACTCTTACAAAGACAAATTAAGAAAACTAAAATCGTGAAAGGAAGGAATCCAAATTTATAAATAGTTGATACGAAAACTGCTTTAATAGTGCAATATAATTTATTAAAGCCTGATATATTACAAGAAAGTATCAAGTACCTCTGCTCTGGAATTCTTAAATTTTATAAAAGCATGAGAATTAATATAATATTTATCCTAAGCCTGCTTTCTTGATAGCCTTCTCAATTAACTCCCCTGGATAATTATTTTTTAAACCTTTTACTGTATCAATTAATTTATCACCAGAAACTTTAAAGTAGTCATGCACGTAAAAGGCGGTTGCAACAATTGACAATTCTGCAACGTTTAAATTTCCATATTTTTCTACAATTTTTTCTATAGCCTGTTTTTCCTCTTTTGTTAAAAGGTCTAAGTAGTTATTAAGTTCATCTGTAGGGGTAATGAAGTATCCTTTTTCATCTATCCAGTCAATTTTTAGCATGCCTGTATCTTCTGCGAAATTTAATTCAGAAGCAACTTCAGATGAATATGGTCCATAAAGATACAATGAATAATTGAACTTTCCAATATTTTCACGGGTTAACAAATAAATTATTTTCTGGATAACTGTCTTTCCAATTTGCTCACGGTTTTCCTCCCTTAATTTTTTCACCACATAAGATATTAAGGTAGCAGGTTTGAAAATACTATATTGTGTGTCACTTGCCATGATTTTTTAATACCTCCTTTGCTTTAGTCTTGTCATCTGGTTTTACGTATAACCTGATTTGCTTGATTTCTTGCATATTCCTAACTATTGAAGATTCCCTTGACAATGGATAAGGATTACCATCTTTAATTACAAAAATTTCTTTTTTCTGTTCTCTATCAGAGTTAAATTTATACCATGAATTAGTAGCACTGTCTTCAAAACACCAGATATCCTTGTCTGCTAGCATTTTTGTTTAATCACATGTTAACTTTAAGGGTAGAAAATTTTAACATAAAATCGTAACAATTTACTTAAAAACAAAAACGTTGGAAGCAGTAAAAAAATTAAACAATGTGGCTTTATTTGAGAGTTTCGTGGTTTCGTGTAACAAATTCGTAATAGAAATTGGTTACCAGTTTGCAGGGTAACCAGAACGATATTTAAGGGAGGCTTAAGCAAGAAAAAATTAAAAAATAATCTTGAAATACTGAATCAACTAAAGTAATATATATATAAATAACCACAAATAAAAATAAAAAGGAGATAATTTATATGTCATCAACCAACTTTAATATTTATATAGCAGATTCTTCAGCTTTCATAAAAAATCCAAATTTTGTTAAATCTTTAAAAGGTGTAATTGTTATTCCTGATGTAGTGCTTAATGAGCTTCATGGATTAAAAAATTCTGAAAATCCAAAAATAGCAACAAATGCCATAACTGCATTTAAAAATATTGAAGAATATTTTACCAGTAAAAAAGGAAGTAAAAACCCAAACAATGATTCTGTTCTCGTAATAGAAAAAGATTATAAAAAATTACCTAACGTTAATGTAGAAAGCTTTGTAGATAAAGTTGTATTAGGAACAGCTCTATTATATAAAGAAAAAAACCCGTATAAAACAGTAACCTTATTAAGTGATAAACTTAACCTGAGGGTTTCAGCCGCCTCTTTACAGTTAAATACTGTAGATATTTCTTACTTGTTTATAAAAGAAATCAATCCATCAGAACCAATAAAAATAAAAACAAGTGATATGCCTTTAAGAACAAAAAAACAGGAACTAGCAGCAGATATGAGAAGAGCAGCACAGATTTTATTGGGGTGCTCTATAGCTTCTTTCTTTGTATTTCCTCTTTTAGCTATATTTTTTATTTTTTTGCTTGTTCCTTTCTTTTTCTTTTTATTCATAAAACCTGAAGAAGCAGAGGAAATAGAGTTCTCCCCCGCAGCTCCAGATGACTGGAAATTTATTTCTGAAGAAGATCCCTGTGAAAACATAGGAAGATATGGTTCTGATCGTTTATTATATTAAAATTTTTATTAATCTGGGTTTTTAGTTCCAACTTCTTTTTCTACAGAAGAAGGTTGAAAGAGAGCAACCATATCCACATACCCTTTCATTGCCCCCCACCATCTTTCTTCAAATAAAACCTGCTCTATTAT contains:
- a CDS encoding TOBE domain-containing protein; protein product: MKYGARNKIMAKVKSVKKGDVMSIVKFEVKNPVDMASVLTTESLEELNLKEGDNVQLIIKAIHVLPVKED
- a CDS encoding PIN domain-containing protein; amino-acid sequence: MSSTNFNIYIADSSAFIKNPNFVKSLKGVIVIPDVVLNELHGLKNSENPKIATNAITAFKNIEEYFTSKKGSKNPNNDSVLVIEKDYKKLPNVNVESFVDKVVLGTALLYKEKNPYKTVTLLSDKLNLRVSAASLQLNTVDISYLFIKEINPSEPIKIKTSDMPLRTKKQELAADMRRAAQILLGCSIASFFVFPLLAIFFIFLLVPFFFFLFIKPEEAEEIEFSPAAPDDWKFISEEDPCENIGRYGSDRLLY
- the arsD gene encoding arsenite efflux transporter metallochaperone ArsD, whose translation is MKKMKIFEPAMCCPTGLCGVGVDPELLRISTVLDTLKKHGVIVDRFNLNSAPAEFIKDKTINAYINKKGTEGLPAVMVDGEIVITGRYPTNEEFTKLLDLPEDVLGIKRKPITVKVSMKKSGGCNCKGGCC
- a CDS encoding ArsR/SmtB family transcription factor, which produces MDYYLDNTKVFKALGDPKRAMIVDMLSCGELCACNILEKFEMSQSTLSHHMKILCECGIVKAREEGKWTYYSLDDDTISKTKQFFCAITSNKENCICKDNSICCKGCNENE
- a CDS encoding DUF2703 domain-containing protein, whose protein sequence is MSKCCCSSENCCQPQPKKPINIDFLYLDTTVCGRCQDTEKALDEAVSSVAVVLNAAGYEVKVNKVNITTKELAIKYQFISSPTIRVNGNDIAVELRESLCEDCGTLCGDNVDCRVWVYNGVEYTSPPKELIVDAILREVYNTGQREPERKAYQLPENLKKYFIAKAYKDKAERCEKGGNTI
- a CDS encoding arsenate reductase ArsC produces the protein MIKVAFICVHNSCRSQIAEALGKHLAGDVFESYSAGTETKPQINKDAVRLMKELYGIDMEKTQYPKLLDDIPPVDIVITMGCNVECPYLPCKHREDWGLDDPTGKSDEEFKKVISIIEARIIELKKKLI
- a CDS encoding type II toxin-antitoxin system antitoxin SocA domain-containing protein, which translates into the protein MKKLREENREQIGKTVIQKIIYLLTRENIGKFNYSLYLYGPYSSEVASELNFAEDTGMLKIDWIDEKGYFITPTDELNNYLDLLTKEEKQAIEKIVEKYGNLNVAELSIVATAFYVHDYFKVSGDKLIDTVKGLKNNYPGELIEKAIKKAGLG
- a CDS encoding type II toxin-antitoxin system antitoxin SocA domain-containing protein, whose product is MNINRLIGERIKKLRTMVGYTQLELAEKMGVSRPTISQDSEAQKHDFRISVPQKNIEKIKEVLLYILNKVGSKPNIGESVLYKILYFIDFDFYEKYEEQLIGATYIKNHYGPTPVEFVKVVESMINNNELVKIEDKYFNYPQTKYLPLRKPDLTKLKAHELEVIDDVINRLADMNAAQISNYSHKDVPWQTSERSCFLKEHRCTVGRTRHLIIWHCFYTGSSLR
- the arsB gene encoding ACR3 family arsenite efflux transporter, with product MSREKTQGIGFFEKYLTVWVLLCMAVGILIGKFLPGIPAFLGRFEYANVSIPMAILIWLMIYPMMLKVDFQSIRNVGKNPKGLFVTWITNWLIKPFTMFGIAWLFFFVIFKPLIPAELAQDYLAGAILLGAAPCTAMVFVWSYLTKGNAAYTVVQVATNDLIILIAFTPIVAFLLGVGGVTIPWDTLILSVVLFVVIPLAGGIITRNYITKKRGLDYFEKSFIPKFGNITTIGLLLTLIIIFSFQGDVILNNPLHIALIAIPLIIQTFLIFFIAYLASKAIKLPHEIAAPAGMIGASNFFELAVAVAISLFGTQSPAALATIVGVLTEVPVMLMLVKIANNTRHWFPAEGGLNSEQ
- the arsA gene encoding arsenical pump-driving ATPase, translated to MNLFDPQNIKLTKYLFYTGKGGVGKTSIACATAVSLADKGKRVLLISTDPASNLQDVFSMELTNKGTPIPGVPNLYVANLDPIQAAAEYRESVIAPYRGKLPASVIANMEEQLSGSCTIEIAAFNEFSNFITDEKVQQEYDHVIFDTAPTGHTLRMLQLPSAWSRFISESTHGASCLGQLSGLESKKSIYQQAVETLSDGSLTTLILVTRPEIAPFKEAERASDELSALGVNNQMLVINGLLMEHTDALSSSLYEKQQAAISNMPEALKAFPIYMVPLRSYNVTGLENVRALLTTDYVPTEPRKLNTDHIPSLSDVIDELAAEGKRVIFTMGKGGVGKTTVAAAVALGLAKRGKKVHLTTTDPAAHLKFVIDETSGISMSHIDEAKELKKYQQEVLSKARASGMSDEDIAYIEEDLRSPCTQEIAVFRAFAELVDMADDQVVVIDTAPTGHTLLLLESTQSYNHEIQRTKGEIPESVARLLPRLKSDETEVIIVTLPEATPVYEALRLEDDLKRAGIAAKWWVVNQSLYGTDTTNHILKAKAAGEIEWLNRINEHANGKFALISWSPEDIKGDRLLAL
- a CDS encoding class I SAM-dependent methyltransferase, coding for MSSKNYFDSVSDQWDTIRQTFFSDSIREKLCEAAQVKEGSTAVDIGAGTGFVTQELLNRKLRVIAIDQSKEMLNVLEQKFGSSGAITCIQADAYTLPLESESVDYVMANMFLHHVEKPGQAILEMTRILKPGGKLVIADLDRHDYEFLRKEQFDVWLGFERSDIKKWFAEANLSNIKIEDLNEQCCCDSCESCSSAAINIFIASAEKSSI